The genomic region AAATTCTGCATGTCTCATTCTGCCACCTACCCTTAAGATGTTATTTTTATCTCTGAAGGGATCAAGTGAGTAAATGTAACTTGCTTTCTTTAAGGTTTTGCTTCTTTTACTGGCATCTTCATTGTCGTTGTTTCCACATTGTAAATCTTGTTTCACCTTTTGgaaagcttcattttggactagccttatgatttcattttcagCTTCCACAAGTTCTGTTACACTAGGTGACGTGTATTTGGATTCTTTGTTTTCAGTCAGTTCTTTGTTGACTGTTGCTCTCCCAGGGTTCTTGAATCTACATTTAAGGCGTAAACATAATGCAACAGCCTTCTTTGCCCTGTGCCAATCAGAAAAATATTCAAGTCTTGGAAGAATTGAAGTGCTCTCTTTGGTTTGGGTCTTATATGACGAAATTTTCTTGACCTCTGGATCATTCTCTTGTACGTTTACATTTACAAATGATGGATTAGCATTATAGTCAGGTTCCCAGAGGAAGTTTGGTCCATTCCACCATAGAGAATGTTCAATCAGTTGCTTTACATACAATCCACGTGAAGCAGCGTCAGCAGGATTTTGAGCTGACTCAATAAATTTCCATTGTTCCACAGAGTAGTGGTCTTTAATATGCTGCACTCGGTTAGCAACAAACACATGGAATCTCTTTGCTTCGTTTGAAATGTAGCCAAGTACGACTTTGCTATCAGTCCAAAAGAATTCCTTAAGTTCCTGGTAACCTAACTCTCTCTTTAACATAGAACTCATTCGAACGGCTACAACTGCAGCTGTTAGTTCTAACCTAGGAACAGTTATAGGCTTCAATGGTGTCACTCTAGACTTTGACATGACAAGTGCACAATGAACTTGTCCCTGCTCACTTACTTGCCTTAAATAAGAGCACTGTCCATAACCATTCTGGCTAGCATCAGAGAAATAATGCAGTTCAATTGATTTGACCTTTCTAAATTCGTCAGGCTTGTAGCATCTAGGAATCTTTAACTCTTTCAACTGAATCAAatcatctctccatcttctccattgTTGTTTCAAGTCATCTGATATGTCATCATCCCAGTCTACTCCATCTTGACACAAGGTTTGAAGTATTCTTTTACCAATCAATATAAAGGGTGAGACCATACCCATAGGATCAAAAACAGAACTCACTGTTGACAATATACCTCTTCTAGTTATTggtttatcattaatactaattctGAACTGGAATGTGTCTGATTCAATGCACCATTCTACTCCTAAAGTTCTCTCTATTGGTAAGGCTTCACTAGAGAGGTCTAAATTCTTTAAACTTATAGCCTTTTCCTCTAAGCTTATTGCTTCTAGAACTTCTTTCTTATTTGACAAGAACTTGTGCAATTTGAAGCCACCCTTCGAGCATAATGCTTTACTATTCCTGATTAAAGATATGGCTTCTACAGTTGTAGGTAAAGATGTTAAACCATCATCTACATAAAATTCATTTTTAACAAAGGAAGCAGCCTCTGTTCCACATTGCCCAGCataatcatcagcagcagcttTCAGTGCAAAACTTGCTACACTTGGAGAAGATGTAGCCCCAAATAAATGCACTGTCATTCTATATTCTTTGATTGTTGAATCAGGATCTCCATTTTCCCACCATAGAAAGCGGAGTAGGTCTCTGTGATCAGGCTTTACCTTTACTTGGTGGAACATTGCTTCTATATCACATGCAATTGCTACATGCTCCTTTCTAAATCTGCACAATACCCCAATTAAGTTATTTGTCAGATCCGGACCTTGTAAGAGATTCTTATTAAGTGATTCACTCTTATACATAGCACTGCAATCGAAAACTACTCTAATTTTGTCAGGTTTCTTTGGATGATACATACCATGATGTGGTATATACCATACTCTTCCATCATTGAAGTTTAGACCCTGGCATGGTGCCTCTTCTGCATAGCCTTTCTTTATGAGATCTTTCATAAATGCAACATAGTCTTGCAGAAAATCATTATTTTGCTTTAGCTTCCTCTTTAGACTCCTCAACCTACACAATGTTATTTCTTTACTATTAGGAAGCTTGACTTTATCATCTATAAGAGGAAGTGGTAACTCATAATGCCCATCTTTTAGTTGATgaattccatctttcatttttctcaagAAAATCTTGTCTTGATACGAAAAAGGAACATTTCCCGTCTCCCTTTCACTGAAATCAAGCTCAAATAACTTCTTAAGTTGTGCAAAAtcaattatttcttttactttagttGGTGAGTAAAGAAAGCTACATTTGGTATCACCATTAATGATAACCTTATTGACTATTACTTTGCTAGTTAGGACTGAATCTGAGTCACTTGCATCTTGACAATCACCATTGACTCTCCCTATTATACTCCAACCAAGCAAAGTTCTCCTTGCGTAAGGCTCGTCATCTTTCCCAGGAATTAACTCCCTCGGTTTGATGGCACGAATACAATTTAAACCTATCAGGAGCCCAACTTCAACACTCCTATCATATGGCATTAATTCGTTTGCTATTCTCTGTAAATGAGGCCATCCTTCTACACTTTCTGGCCTCGGAATTTGATCATGTCTGGTTGGTATATTCTTCCGTGAATAAGTGACTGGAAGTGCAACCTCTATCCTTTCATTTTTACCACATACTATTAGCCCTTTAGTCTTTGTACTTTCAATTGTTTCTTCACCTGTCACTGTTGTTAACTTCAGGTGTACCTTGGAGCCTAGAATGTTCAGCCTATTCATGGTGGATTCTTTAATAAAACATGCATCTGATTGTTCATCTAATAATGCATAAACTAACACCTTTTTACTTATGTTACTTTCATGGTGTATCCATACTGGTACTATCATGGAATGCATCATATCCTCTGACTTTCTCAATATCTTTATTCTATTGGAAACTTCACTATCTTTAAGTTCCTCATCAACTTTGCTGGAGTTTACATTGGCTTCAATTATATGAGTTTCATTTGACAATGTTACTGTTTTTCCAGCTTCTTGTTCCTTATACATTTTGAGTAAggcttccctttcttttattctttcgagTATAGCCTCATGAAGAGATGTTGGATGACGTCTCTTACATACTGTGCACATATTCTTTCTTTTGCAGTTTTTGATAATATGGCCATGTTTTAAACAACCCCTACAAAGAAATGATTTTTGGACATATTCAAATTTTGCCTTATTGTCAAGTCCATTAAACCCTTTACATTTATCAAGATCATGATCAGCCTTGCAAAAGTTACAATATGGTTTCTCTGGACTCTGTCCCTTGTCATCTCTATGTGCCTCTGTTTCTTTTACACCTGTTGAGTTAGTCACAAACCTTTTTGTCCCAAACATGTTTATTTCTGGTTTACCCTTCTTACTACTTATTGAAACATTGATATTATGACTCTGATTCATTGCCATTACTGCACTATATGATGAAATTGGATGGCAAGCTTTCTTTGCCTCCACTTctataaattcacaaaaaactgaaAATGGAAGGTAACCTGTATCACTTGCAAACCATTTGTAAACTATAGAATTCCATCTTTCTATAAGAGCTGGGGATAACTTCTGTAACATTTTGCTATTTTCTTGAGGATCATTTAAAATATTAAGGTAGTCTGTCGTTTTCATAACTGTTAAGCAATTCTTTAAGAAGTCTGACAATTTATGTAGTGCATGACCATCTTTATTTGAAATCTTTGGCCATTCACTCAATTTCCTTCTAAAAGCATTTGCCACAATAAACTTATTACCAAACCTATCCATTAATATACTTTTAGCCTCAAGATAAGCTTCTTCTTTGGGAACACGTAGAAGTCCTCTAATAGCATCCTTAGCTTCCCCGCTAGTATAGTGACCTAAATAGAAAAGTTTCTCTGCAGGTTCTGTAACTCTTGACTCTATAATAATCTCAAAGGTTTGAAGCCAGGTTGGAAACTCCAATAAATCTCCACTGAAAATTTCTGGTTCTGGCTTAGGCAATTCACTTTTACTCTTAGATGATAAAATATTTACCACATCTTTAAATACATTAATGTCTATAACTTGACTTGATCTATCTTGCCCAAATGATGCATTCAAATCTTTAAACTCTCTTTTTGGCTCAAAACTCTTAGCTTGTGGCTTAAGCTCCGGGCTTGCCTTTAAGAAAGTATTCTCTAATTTGGACACCTCTATCTCTAATTCACCCATACCTGATACATCCTTAGCAGCCATTTCTTGTTTTGGTAAATTAGGATTTACTTTCTCAATCTCTGTAAATTTATCAATAgattcaaaatatttttgaagATGAAGTTCTTTACTATCATCTAAATCTTTACTTTTAGACAATTCTAACTGAATGTCTTCTAGACTGGCTTGCTTTATTTCTTCTTGAGATGCAAGCCTATTTCTCATAGCAAGAAATCTTTTGtactcatattctttttctttcaagattctcttatattttcttaagATCATTTGAAAGTCTGTTTCCCTTTCATAATGCTTTAGCTCAATTTTGTAGCTTAGCTAATTCTGCCTGTAACCTTTCATTCTGTGTAACATTATGCATAGATCTCTTTGTAGAATGGGAATGCTTTGATGATATACTATTTTGTGAATTTACtgaatttgtttcttgttttaactCATGTATTTTACTCTCAATTGTATGCATACAATTATTGTGCTCCTCAGTCTCAATTTTTAACTCCTGTAACAATTCATCCTGAGAACTTGGATCTACTTCCATTAATAAGTTAAAGGCATTTATAACTTCTTTAAACTGTAACTCTTCTGCCTTTTTACAAACATTAAGTTGATCCAAACTTACAACACTATCAAGACTTGATAATATCTCTGATAATATCTTTCTCCATGCTAGCCTAGCAGATGATAACCTCTTTGTATGCTGTGTTATTTGATACTCACGCCCTTTTTCTGTTAAAACCTTTTTCCTAGCACCCTTCATTGTCTCACTAGCCTCAGTTACCTGAGGTTTGTCACCTACAGCTTCTTCAGTAGcactcattattacaactatttggCTACTGACCTATATGGAACTTTAAACTCAAATTTGTACCTATTAGTCAAAAGTTCACTAGCCCTTGGCGAGGCCTGTAGACATGAAGAGCTTCTTTAAAGAGCAGAGATCTCCAGTGATTGCATAGGTTATCCTCTTGCTTTCGGATTCTCACGAACATTCACACCGTTCTTCTATCCTTCTTGACCTTGAACTATTTTGCAAGATGGGTTGATAGATGTGAATCCAATTCTCATGAGCATCCTCACTAACTTGTACAACGGCTGCATACAGGAGGTCTTGAGTCTAGTAGATGCAGGAAATCTTGAGACTGTTATTCTGCATACATATCTTGAATTTTTAACTGCTGTTCTGAGGAGGCTATGAGTTTAACTGTAGCAGAGAGCCAAGGACCGGTGGGTTTCACTGGAAACGCTTGGGTGATTTTTATAGCACTTTATTGCATCTTGGAtacatcttgatttcttctctttacatgcaaTTCATTACCATCCATTTTATCCCAATTACTTCCCAATTGTTTCCATTAAACTGAAATTAACAAATCTCTACTAATACATGCTTTACATATAACCCTtatttcacacaatatatatcaataatcacaTTACAATCTCATTCAAATAAGtctttatatcacaatatatcatttgcttatactaatataaaatatattgtcagaTTACATAGATATACTCAGATATATTACCTCAGACACCTCACTTGGCTTCTCTGAGTAACAAAATGGCTCCCAATGATTTCCCAGATTAGTTATGCAAATTCCCTATAGATGTCGTACACTTTAGAAAACGATATGAGGgtatacttatctatttcatacttatcttatgttagtaatatcacaaagcataggaactgattgttttaactaagtacacattttgtccctgcagtaacaatatatatatatatatatatatatgtatatatatatgtatatatatatatatatatatatatgtatatatatatatatatatttacatacatatatacatatatatatatatatatgtgtgtgtgtgtgtgtgtgtgtgtgtgtgtgtattcatatatatatatatatatatatatatatatatataagagagagagagagagagagaaagatacatttatagatatctctttctctttatctttctcttttaaacTTTATTCAATAGAATTCTTACTCACCGCAATATCCCAAAGGATGAACTAGTGTACGAGGACTGTCCATAGTGAGTAAGAAAGACCACTGCTTTATCTTAAGCTGAGGGGCGAGTCCTTCTTTGAAATCAAATGAGGGTATGCTTTTCTTAAGGTGTATTGAGACCAGTCACTCGAAAATTTGTAAATTTAGCCGCTTGTGAATCCAAATTTTCgtgacaagaaaataaataagcgcACTTTCGGGTTATTGGTCTGGACACTTCGGATTCCGtgtaaaataatagatagagcgatagagcgCCTGGACTGGTTCGGGGGACTTTCTACAACGGCCAAACTCCTGCGTTCATATTTCAATAAGATGTATGTATGATTCTGTATTTAAAaccacctcgtcctcgtcctcctcctcctctcttttcctccctcctgctgttcctcttcctcttcctcttcctctttctcctcctcctctttctcctcctcctcttcctcctaactcctcctcctcctcctcctcctcctcctcctcctcctcctcccacttcctccctcctcctgttcctgtccctctttctcctcctcctcgtcctcctcctcctcttcctctctctcctcctcttcactgcaTTTGCAAGCGAGCCAGCATCAGTATAACAGCTACAAAAtgtttaactaaaaaaaaaaaaaaaaaaaaaaaaaaaaaaactttccaagtAAAATAGAACACaatgaaaagagatagaaaagaaaaaaataattttatctaaaatttctgaaaaaaacggtcagaaaaaaaatatttctcactCCAACAGTATTTTACACAATCAATGCCAACCTGTGGTGTTCACGCAAATAAGTGGTAAACGCTTGAAAAAATAAGTCTTTTGTCActgaacaacagaaacaacaacccCGTTGTTCACGGGCGAGCGATATATATTCATAGGAGGTCGCCTAACACCACAGCTATAAAGGTTGTGTCAGGCATTTTCGAGCTGAAGGCTGTTTTCCATTTCCAGTTCACTGCTAAACTTTTCGAAACAGTCAAAAGACAGAAGCAAATAAAAATACCCCCTCCACCAACAAAACGGAGAATGAAAAGCGCACATAAAATGTAAAGACcggtagatacacacatacacaaacatacaaacaaacaagcacatacacgcacccTATGCAAGAGTACACAAATATACGCCTAAACTACAAAAATGCACACAACAgacttcaataataatgatattactaccaccaccactacttctaatgataataatgataataacaatggaatgcCTATCCGTACATCGATCGGCCGAGATCAAGACGCAGAAACACCCGCATGCACACAGGGAAAAAAAGTCTAGGTATAGTAAATGGTCAGACAGGAGCTCCGTGGTTTAGAACGCACTTCCTCTGCCCGCGTCTTTGAAGAGCGTGCTCGGGCGTGCGGGCTGGGAACTGATGGGACGTGAGGTGTGAGtagttgtgtgtatgcgtggatgTGGGTGGGTCGGGTGCTTGTCtacgggatgtgtgtgtgggtgggggaggggacgttgtgtgtttgtgtttgcttgcctgtgtgtgtatgtttgtgtgtgtgtgtgtgtgtttgtgtgtgtgcgtgtttgtttgtgtgtgtgtattcgtgcgaAGACCTTGCCAAAATTACCATTCATGTGTACAGCACACATCATGCAATTACCGTCCATTGTAGAGGCAAAGAGTACCGAAAATTTAAATTATTCTCTTGGTATTTCACTTAAAGAAACCAATAGTTACCCACAGaacgcatatatatccatgaACACGCTGCCATACCAACTGgccgaaaaggaaacgaaaacttCCATGGAATGAAACACGACTATAATGCCAAAGTAAGTCCAAAACCCAAGCCGGTTCGACGCCCGACGAAGAACCGAGATTAGCGTTCCCTTCatcacttattttatttatttatttatgttttattactcACTTGGAGTTTTTGTTCTGTCAGGAAACGAGTTCACGGATTgagaagcaataatgatgatactaatatccGTGTTTCTTTCTGCATGTTCCCGGAAGAACTACTCTTGTGTGTaagcctctatgtgtgtgtgtttgtgtgttatgggtgttatgtgtgtgtgtgtttgtgtataagtgtgtatgcacgtgtgtgtgtttgtgtgtgtgttatgtgtatgcccttgtgtgtgtttgtgtgtgtgttatgtgtatgcccttgtgtgtgtttgtgtatgtgttatgtgtgtgcgtgtgtatgcacgtgtgtgtgttatgtgtatgcacgtgtgtctgtgtgtttttctatgaACCAGTAATTATTTCCAAACCGCCATTCCTGAGACGGCGAGAGAGTTCCTTTTACATCTCATTTACGGACATCAAGCCCTTAACGAATATCtaactgtttattttattttttattatttaaattaatcctaatattattattatcgttattatcataattcttatcattataacattattatcattattactattattatcatgattatcattatttgctcaCCGTATACTTCgcttcacctccttcacctcgCTCGGCCAACGCAAAGCTCGGGCGCCGTCGAACTCAAGTTACGCTCGAGTCTCGACCGGAGTGTTGtcttggagggaggaggaggaggaggaggaggaggcggggagagggggaagagggagaaggaggaggaggaggaggaaggggaggctgggtaggagtaggaggatgggaggaggaggaggaggaggggagagggggaagagggaggaggaggaggaggaggaggaaggggaggctgggtaggagtaggaggatggggaggaggaggaggaggagaaagagaaagaaacggaaggggaggaggaagagtaagatgaggtggagagagagaagagaagaaaacaagaattagacgaagaagaaggaggaagaggagagggggattaggaggaagagagggagaaggagaagaagatgaagaagaagaaaaaggaggaggagaaggaggtggt from Penaeus chinensis breed Huanghai No. 1 chromosome 39, ASM1920278v2, whole genome shotgun sequence harbors:
- the LOC125046534 gene encoding uncharacterized protein LOC125046534, producing MILRKYKRILKEKEYEYKRFLAMRNRLASQEEIKQASLEDIQLELSKSKDLDDSKELHLQKYFESIDKFTEIEKVNPNLPKQEMAAKDVSGMGELEIEVSKLENTFLKASPELKPQAKSFEPKREFKDLNASFGQDRSSQVIDINVFKDVVNILSSKSKSELPKPEPEIFSGDLLEFPTWLQTFEIIIESRVTEPAEKLFYLGHYTSGEAKDAIRGLLRVPKEEAYLEAKSILMDRFGNKFIVANAFRRKLSEWPKISNKDGHALHKLSDFLKNCLTVMKTTDYLNILNDPQENSKMLQKLSPALIERWNSIVYKWFASDTGYLPFSVFCEFIEVEAKKACHPISSYSAVMAMNQSHNINVSISSKKGKPEINMFGTKRFVTNSTGVKETEAHRDDKGQSPEKPYCNFCKADHDLDKCKGFNGLDNKAKFEYVQKSFLCRGCLKHGHIIKNCKRKNMCTVCKRRHPTSLHEAILERIKEREALLKMYKEQEAGKTVTLSNETHIIEANVNSSKVDEELKDSEVSNRIKILRKSEDMMHSMIVPVWIHHESNISKKVLVYALLDEQSDACFIKESTMNRLNILGSKVHLKLTTVTGEETIESTKTKGLIVCGKNERIEVALPVTYSRKNIPTRHDQIPRPESVEGWPHLQRIANELMPYDRSVEVGLLIGLNCIRAIKPRELIPGKDDEPYARRTLLGWSIIGRVNGDCQDASDSDSVLTSKVIVNKVIINGDTKCSFLYSPTKVKEIIDFAQLKKLFELDFSERETGNVPFSYQDKIFLRKMKDGIHQLKDGHYELPLPLIDDKVKLPNSKEITLCRLRSLKRKLKQNNDFLQDYVAFMKDLIKKGYAEEAPCQGLNFNDGRVWYIPHHGMYHPKKPDKIRVVFDCSAMYKSESLNKNLLQGPDLTNNLIGVLCRFRKEHVAIACDIEAMFHQVKVKPDHRDLLRFLWWENGDPDSTIKEYRMTVHLFGATSSPSVASFALKAAADDYAGQCGTEAASFVKNEFYVDDGLTSLPTTVEAISLIRNSKALCSKGGFKLHKFLSNKKEVLEAISLEEKAISLKNLDLSSEALPIERTLGVEWCIESDTFQFRISINDKPITRRGILSTVSSVFDPMGMVSPFILIGKRILQTLCQDGVDWDDDISDDLKQQWRRWRDDLIQLKELKIPRCYKPDEFRKVKSIELHYFSDASQNGYGQCSYLRQVSEQGQVHCALVMSKSRVTPLKPITVPRLELTAAVVAVRMSSMLKRELGYQELKEFFWTDSKVVLGYISNEAKRFHVFVANRVQHIKDHYSVEQWKFIESAQNPADAASRGLYVKQLIEHSLWWNGPNFLWEPDYNANPSFVNVNVQENDPEVKKISSYKTQTKESTSILPRLEYFSDWHRAKKAVALCLRLKCRFKNPGRATVNKELTENKESKYTSPSVTELVEAENEIIRLVQNEAFQKVKQDLQCGNNDNEDASKRSKTLKKASYIYSLDPFRDKNNILRVGGRMRHAEFAASNKHPVILPKDSHITEMIVCHYHRKVHHQGRGITLNELRASGYWIIGGSSVVGRHISRCVICKRLRGTFQEQKMSDLPPERLEPAPPFTYCGVDYFGPFFVKEGRKEVKRYGVLFTCMASRAIHLETANTLETDSFLNAYRRSIGRRGPVRQLRSDQGTNFVGAKNELQQCLQEMDQEKLKGEILKENCGWITFEMNIPHASHMGGVWERQIRTVRNILTALLYHHGRQLDDESLRTFMVEAETIVNS